In Sphingomonas sp. PAMC26645, one DNA window encodes the following:
- the gyrA gene encoding DNA gyrase subunit A, with protein sequence MTDETILAEPQGGEPADIATISIVDEMKSSYLDYAMSVIVARALPDVRDGLKPVHRRILYGAHESGFVAGKPYRKSARIVGDVMGKYHPHGDSSIYDALARMTQDWSMRVPLIDGQGNFGSMDPDPPAAMRYTEARLGKVANALLGDLDKDTVDFTPNYDGSEREPSVLPARFPNLLVNGAGGIAVGMATNIPPHNLGEVIAACLAYMDNSAITTEELFEIVPGPDFPTGAIILGRAGAKSAYETGRGSIIVRSRHIVEEGKGDRRSIVLTEIPFQTGKNGLVEKIAEAAKDKRIEGVSDIRDESSRMGVRIVIDLKRDATVDVVLNQLWRHTPAQSSFPANMLAIRGGRPELLNLRDIIGAFITFREQVITRRSKFELAKARERAHLLLGLVIAVTNLDEVVKIIRGSSSPAEARGKLLAREWPVEEIAPYIALVEAVEDKQQEGIYKLSEPQVRAILDLRLHRLTLLGRDEIGDELKALAATIGELLHILGDRAKLYEVMRGELIAIRDEFATPRRSEIAAAANGIDDEDLIEREDMVVTVTMQGYIKRTSLDTFRAQARGGKGRAGMSTKDEDVVTELFVTSTHTPVLFFSNLGKVYRYKVWRLPEGGPATRGRPMINLLPLAPGETISTVLPLPEDLSEWSRLHVMFATQRGLVRRNAMDAFTNVPSNGKIAMRFEEGSEDKLIGVALLSEHDDVLLATKLGKAIRFAGDDVREFQSRTSTGVRGVTLKGDDEVISLSVLHRVGATPEERETYLKFAPWKGEREGDHGMGADRYNDLKDREQFILTVCENGYGKLSSAYDYRRTGRGGQGITNIDNIARNGPVVASFAAAKGHQLMLVTNQAKLIRTTLASLRVISRNSAGVKLFDVAKGEHVVSAARIEETEEDAEINLADAVPEVAPDTGATIGEDTAAGPEDGE encoded by the coding sequence TTGACCGACGAGACCATACTCGCCGAACCCCAGGGCGGCGAGCCCGCCGACATCGCCACGATCTCGATCGTCGACGAGATGAAGTCGAGCTACCTCGACTATGCGATGAGCGTCATCGTCGCGCGCGCGCTGCCCGACGTCCGCGACGGCCTCAAGCCCGTGCATCGCCGCATCCTGTACGGCGCGCACGAGAGCGGCTTCGTCGCCGGCAAGCCCTACCGCAAGTCCGCGCGCATCGTCGGCGACGTGATGGGTAAATACCATCCGCACGGCGACAGCTCGATCTACGACGCCTTGGCCCGCATGACCCAGGACTGGTCGATGCGCGTGCCGCTGATCGACGGCCAGGGCAACTTCGGCTCGATGGATCCCGATCCGCCCGCGGCAATGCGCTACACCGAGGCGCGCCTCGGCAAGGTGGCGAACGCGTTGCTCGGCGATCTCGACAAGGACACCGTCGACTTCACGCCCAACTATGACGGCTCGGAGCGCGAGCCTTCGGTGTTGCCGGCGCGCTTCCCGAACCTGCTGGTCAACGGCGCGGGCGGCATCGCGGTCGGCATGGCGACCAACATCCCGCCGCACAATCTCGGCGAAGTCATCGCCGCGTGCCTCGCCTACATGGACAATAGCGCGATCACGACGGAAGAACTGTTCGAGATCGTACCCGGTCCCGACTTCCCGACCGGCGCGATCATCCTCGGCCGCGCGGGCGCCAAGTCCGCCTACGAAACCGGCCGCGGCTCGATCATCGTCCGCTCGCGCCACATCGTCGAGGAGGGCAAGGGCGACCGTCGCTCGATCGTCCTGACCGAGATCCCGTTCCAGACCGGCAAGAACGGCCTGGTCGAGAAGATCGCCGAAGCCGCCAAGGACAAGCGGATCGAAGGCGTCAGCGACATCCGCGACGAATCGAGCCGCATGGGCGTCCGCATCGTCATCGACCTGAAGCGCGATGCGACCGTTGACGTGGTGCTCAACCAGCTCTGGCGGCACACGCCGGCGCAGTCGAGCTTCCCCGCCAACATGCTGGCGATCCGCGGCGGCCGCCCCGAGCTGCTCAACCTGCGCGACATCATCGGCGCGTTCATCACCTTCCGCGAGCAGGTCATCACCCGCCGCTCGAAGTTCGAACTCGCCAAGGCTAGAGAGCGCGCGCATCTGTTGCTCGGCCTCGTCATCGCGGTCACCAACCTCGACGAAGTCGTCAAGATCATCCGCGGCTCGTCGAGCCCGGCCGAAGCACGCGGCAAGTTGCTCGCACGCGAATGGCCGGTCGAGGAAATCGCGCCGTACATCGCGCTGGTCGAGGCGGTCGAGGACAAGCAGCAGGAGGGCATCTACAAGCTGTCCGAGCCGCAGGTCCGTGCGATCCTCGATCTCCGCCTGCACCGCCTTACGCTGCTGGGCCGCGACGAGATCGGCGACGAGCTGAAGGCACTGGCCGCGACGATCGGCGAGCTGCTCCACATCCTCGGCGACCGCGCGAAACTGTACGAAGTGATGCGCGGCGAGCTGATCGCGATCCGCGACGAATTCGCCACCCCGCGCCGCTCCGAGATCGCCGCCGCCGCCAACGGCATCGACGACGAGGACCTGATCGAGCGCGAAGACATGGTCGTCACGGTGACCATGCAGGGCTATATCAAGCGCACCAGCCTCGACACGTTCCGCGCGCAGGCGCGTGGCGGCAAGGGTCGCGCGGGCATGTCGACGAAGGACGAGGACGTCGTCACCGAGCTGTTCGTCACCTCGACGCACACCCCGGTGCTGTTCTTCTCGAACCTCGGCAAGGTCTATCGCTACAAGGTCTGGCGCCTGCCCGAGGGCGGCCCCGCCACGCGTGGCCGGCCGATGATCAACCTGCTGCCGCTGGCGCCGGGCGAGACGATTTCGACCGTGCTCCCGTTGCCGGAGGATCTGAGCGAGTGGAGCCGCCTGCACGTGATGTTCGCGACGCAGCGCGGGCTCGTCCGCCGCAACGCGATGGACGCGTTCACCAACGTACCGTCGAACGGCAAGATCGCGATGCGCTTCGAAGAGGGCTCGGAGGACAAGCTGATCGGCGTCGCGCTGCTCAGCGAGCATGACGACGTGCTGCTCGCGACCAAGCTCGGCAAGGCGATCCGCTTCGCCGGCGACGACGTCCGCGAGTTCCAGAGCCGGACGTCGACCGGCGTGCGCGGTGTCACGCTCAAGGGCGACGACGAGGTCATCTCGCTGTCGGTCCTGCACCGTGTCGGCGCCACGCCTGAGGAGCGCGAGACGTATCTCAAGTTCGCACCGTGGAAGGGCGAGCGCGAGGGCGATCACGGCATGGGTGCCGACCGCTACAACGATCTCAAGGACCGCGAGCAGTTCATCCTGACGGTCTGCGAGAACGGCTATGGCAAGCTGTCGAGCGCCTATGACTATCGCCGCACCGGTCGCGGTGGCCAGGGCATCACCAACATCGACAACATCGCACGCAACGGCCCGGTGGTGGCGAGCTTTGCCGCGGCGAAGGGCCATCAGCTGATGCTGGTGACCAACCAGGCCAAACTGATCCGCACGACGCTCGCGTCGCTCCGCGTCATCAGCCGCAACTCGGCTGGCGTGAAGCTGTTCGACGTGGCCAAGGGCGAGCACGTCGTCTCGGCGGCGCGGATCGAGGAAACCGAGGAAGACGCCGAGATCAACCTGGCGGATGCCGTGCCGGAGGTCGCTCCGGACACCGGCGCGACGATCGGCGAGGATACCGCCGCGGGCCCGGAGGACGGCGAATGA